Within Epilithonimonas zeae, the genomic segment TTCTCTCAATCTTATTGCTGAAGATTTTTTTGTCGAAAATATTGATAAAAGTATGAAAAATCTTTATCAGTTATTAGGTAATAAAGTTGATAGAGATCAGAAATTAGCCTCAATCAAATATGATAGTATTATGGTTGAAAATAGGGAAGGAGAATTGCTTCTAGGAGTCAATGTCAGCACTCGAAATACCAAAGATATTCTTTTCAAAAATGTCATAATGAATCACGGAAAAGTGGTAAATTATGTTAGGTCAGATTTAGGAAAAAAAGATGATGAATTCGGGATGCCTGTACTTCTTACTAATCCGGCTAACCTGAAAGATAAAGAGGTGTCTTATTTCTACGGTGTTCCATTGTCCAAAAGGATTTCTGTGAGCGATAATAATTTCAGTTTTCAAACGCTCAATGCTTCCAAAGTTTATTATATCTATTATCAAGGGAATTATAACAACCGTGTGAAAAATATTCAGGAGCTTCTCAAAAAGGCTAAAAAAGATACTTTGAGAAATGGTCAGCTAATGGAAGAGTTTCTGGAAGAACCGATTGATAATCAAGATGTAAAACTCAAATTGTCCTTGCCGGTTTATCGATAGAAAAATCTGATAAATATCATGTATATTTACTGGAATAAATCACTCCTTTAAACATTAGTCCACAAAAATTTAGTAAATTTGTTGGCAATTATTTAAAATTAAAATTTTAACAGATAATCTGTAATAATGGATAAATTTTCATTTCTAAATGCCGTACATGCTCAGTTAGTTGATGATATGTACGAGCAGTACAAAAAATACCCAGATGCTCTAGAACCTTCTTGGAAAGCTTTTTTCCAAGGTTTTGATTTTGCATTGGAAAATTACAGCGATGAAGATGCGACATCACAGTCCGTTTCTCAATCAGCTCCAGTTCAATATGCTCAGCAAGCAGTTACAAACAATGCTGTTTCAGAAGATATTTCAAAAGAATTCAAAGTGGTGAACCTAATCGAAGCTTACAGGTCGAGAGGTCACCTTTTTACAAAAACGAATCCTGTAAGAGAAAGAAGACATTATTTCCCAACACTTGATATCGAAAATTTTGGTTTGTCTAAGGAAGATTTGAACAAAAAATTCAATTCTGCAACACAAACCGGGATGCCAGGTCCTGCAACTTTGCAGGAGATTATTACACATTTAGAAAACATTTATTGTGATTCTATCGGTGTGGAGTATATGCACATCCAAAATGTAGAAGAGAAGAAATGGATTATGGAATGGGTAAATGTGAATGAAAACCATCCGACATTATCTGCTCAAGAAAAAACAGAAATCCTTTTCAAATTAAACCAAGCGGTGGCGTTTGAAAATTATCTTCACACAAAATTCGTAGGTCAAAAACGTTTCTCTCTTGAAGGTGGCGAATCTCTGATTCCTGCATTGGATCAATTGATTACACGTTCTTCACAATTAGGCGTTGATGAGGTTGTTCTTGGAATGGCTCACAGAGGTCGTCTGAATGTTTTGACTAATATT encodes:
- a CDS encoding polyketide cyclase, whose product is MRWLKFILIISFCLFGIYSVSMNFVDESKSFTHQSEINYPVDKVFPQFNNLQNFAAWNDFFAGKEDLTYSFFTPYEGLGSAMKFSDEKNNKLGDLFIRYSNANRTLRYQLFDGESANPYLIDVKFVPNGQKTKLFWNIHTPKRDYLERSLNLIAEDFFVENIDKSMKNLYQLLGNKVDRDQKLASIKYDSIMVENREGELLLGVNVSTRNTKDILFKNVIMNHGKVVNYVRSDLGKKDDEFGMPVLLTNPANLKDKEVSYFYGVPLSKRISVSDNNFSFQTLNASKVYYIYYQGNYNNRVKNIQELLKKAKKDTLRNGQLMEEFLEEPIDNQDVKLKLSLPVYR